A genomic segment from Lasioglossum baleicum chromosome 5, iyLasBale1, whole genome shotgun sequence encodes:
- the Hlh54f gene encoding basic helix-loop-helix domain-containing transcription factor HLH54F → MPRKRRASTPTFDAEEDEFASEEKYSRDDLDNRAPRNAANARERARMRVLSKAFCRLKTTLPWVPADTKLSKLDTLRLAATYIAHLRAVLRDDGDAHSETTRSLSLALSWPFALQGSNASMLMNNSCNVSSSTTPSPNQYRGQQGAHEIQNYHHPGYQSMSTRHNHEPQLSYF, encoded by the exons ATGCCACGCAAGCGACGTGCCTCAACACCGACGTTCGACGCCGAAGAAGACGAGTTTGCGTCCGAGGAGAAGTATAGCAGGGACGATTTGGATAACCGTGCGCCGAGGAACGCGGCGAATGCGAGAGAACGAGCTCGGATGAGAGTCCTCAGCAAAGCCTTTTGCAGGCTGAAGACCACTTTGCCCTGGGTCCCAGCCGATACTAAGCTCAGCAAATTGGACACCCTGAGACTCGCAGCGACTTACATCGCTCATCTTCGAGCGGTTCTCAGAGACGACGGGGATGCACACTCCGAGACCACCAGGTCTTTGTCGCTGGCTCTG TCGTGGCCATTTGCTCTTCAAGGCAGCAACGCTTCGATGTTGATGAACAACAGTTGCAACGTGTCATCCTCGACAACGCCGAGTCCTAACCAGTACCGTGGTCAGCAAGGAGCACACGAGATCCAGAATTACCATCACCCTGGATATCAGAGCATGTCAACGCGTCACAATCACGAGCCGCAGCTCTCCTATTTCTAA